tatataaacTTCAGAGTCAGTTTGTCACTATCCACAAAATAATGTGCTGGGATATTGATTGAGATTGtgctgaatctatagatcaagttgagAGGAAATGACATCTTAACATATTGAGTATTCCTACTCATGTACATGGAATATCTGTGcttcctcaatttctttcattagagttttaaatttttcctcaTACCAATTTTTACATAATGTATTAGATTTACACCTAAGTATTTCACTTTCTTTGGTGCaatataaatggtattgtgttttaaatatcaaattgcaattgttcattgctggtatataagaAAGCaactgacttttgtatattaaccttgtatcctgcaaccttgctataaaCAGACATTATGTTTATTCTGCAGACATTTGGAGCCATAAAAGCATGGGGCAAGAGTGTTGTACTATTATATCTTGTTCAAAAAAAGACTAATCTGGAAGTAATATGTAGAATGGattggaaggagaaaaaaacaaggcAAGGAGTCCATGTGGGAGGCTTTTATGTGAGCCCTCCATAAGACAATGAGTTTCTGAATAAGGGTGTTGCAGTACCAGTGAAAAGGTAAGAACAGATTCAAGAGGCAAATATCCTAAATTCGGCCTTCTTCTTCAGGCTTACAGGTCTTTTCATACACAATTCTGTCTTTGGGAGGCGCTTAACACTCTCTTCACCTAACTTCTAATTATTCCTCAAAATTCAGTTCAGGTGTTGTGCCCTCCAACAATCCTTCCCCTCTACTATCTTCCCGTAGCCTCCTGCAGTGTCCTCCATCACACTGTAAGtgctatttatattaatataatctaCTTGTCTATATACTTACCTGCCTGTCTCTAATCTCTTTCATTAAATCATGAGCtcctggcagatcacgaggtcaggagatagagaccatcctggctaacacagtgaaaccccgtctctactaaaaatacaaaaaaattagctgggcgtgatggcaggcacctgtagtcccagctactcgggaggctgaggcaggagaatggcatgaacccaggaggtggagcttgcagtgagcaaagatcgcaccactgcactccagcctgggcgacagagcaagactccgtctcaaaaaaaaaaaaaaaaaaaactcatgagcTCCTGAATTTGTGTAGCCTAGTACCTGGCCCAATAAGTATATGCATAAATGAATAATGTATTCACTTCTGTTGTAGGAACTTACAACATTACCAAGTATGTGGCAGGCATTATATCATATTTATGTGACATATTTTCTCTTAAGAAACAGGAATCATAAAGCttcaaaaaaaaacactgaagccTCAGATGAGGCAGGAAGCACTCATTCCATATCAGGAAGTGATCAGTTCCTCAAAACTGTGAGTTTTCAGTCATGTTGTTTCTTTAAGTTGGTTTAGCCTTCCTGTATACATGTGATAATGATACTGTTTTAAAGAACAGGTGTGAAAGTCTAAGAGTTTAATCCAGACTCTGCACAAGAAGTTAATCTGCCAAACCCTAGGATTCTCCTTCTGAAAGCTCAGAatatttcttccccttccctatACACACAGGGCTCGAAGGGTTAGAGAAGAAAGGCAGACAACAGCTTCTGAGCTTTGGACTAATCACAGCCTCTGTTCTCAGCAGGAGCCCCAACACTGAGACCAGGTAAGAAAGAAAGCCTCAGGGCTGGAGCGAGTAGAGCAGTAAAGACGGCTGGGAGGTAGTGGTCAGATAGAGGGTAAATATTtcaggagggaagagggaagaaacTTTCTGATATGACAGCCATCAAATGCATGAGTACTTGTGAAAGAAAATGGGATATGCCAATCAAAGGAGAGGTCATATTTCTGTTTCCTGGGCTTCAGGTTCTTCATAGAATTGTGAGACTATGTGAGAAAGAAGATTTTAAAGGGAGCTGTAAAAtcttaaaaggcaaaataaaaatctaaatagtTATGATTAAAAATTTTGCTCTTATTGCTTCTCCTACTATAACTATCTTCTCTCTTTCTACACAGAAAAGATGGTGCTatgctttcctcttcttttactGCTGCTGGTTCTATGGGGACCAGTGTGTCCACTTCATGCTTGGCCTAAGCGTCTCACCAAGGCTCACTGGTTTGAAATTCAGCATATACAGCCAAGTCCTCTCCAATGCAACAGGGCAATGAGTGGCATCAACAATTATACCCAGCACTGTAAGCATCAAAATACCTTTCTGCATGACTCTTTCCAGAATGTGGCTGCTGTCTGTGATTTGCTCAGCATTGTCTGCAAAAATCGTCGGCACAACTGCCACCAGAGCTCAAAGCCTGTCAACATGACTGACTGCAGACTCACTTCAGGAAAGTATCCCCAGTGCCGCTATAGTGCTGCTGCCCAGTACAAATTCTTCATTGTTGCCTGTGACCCCCCTCAGAAGAGCGATCCCCCCTACAAGTTGGTTCCTGTACACTTAGATAGTATTCTCTAAGGCATCCACTGCATTTCCTTTCATTTGACATAGCTTCTGTTACAATTGcatccatgttttcttttcttttgttgattttcttgttcccgtagaagaaagaagaaaggtgtTTGGAGAATTCGAGTGCCTAGGATGCCAGACCAGAGttgagacaaaaagaaataagattattttctgctttgtagTTCTGTACTTTTCGAGAGAAGGGAATAGGGAAGACAGCAAAGAAAGATTCAGATTTCTAACCCTGCAACTTTTGCCAAGCTTTATTGCCCTGTGTTCACAGCAATAAAACCACTTCCTGCTGCATTCTAATGAGTGTGTGTTTGAGATCCGCTTTCAAAGCATTGTTGACCGGTACTCAGAGGAACACTGTTTTGACTTTAAGTCCCTAGAAAACTTTTGAGGCCTCCCTGGGGCCCCACTTCCTTGCCCACAAGAAAGGACAGCGTTTGGGACTTTGGAGCATTTCTTCAAACTCTGCTCATGACTTTATATATTCCCCTGGAAACCATTGTCTATGCTTAATTGGAGGTAGTACTGATACCTCAAAGACAGTTGATGATAACTCACACATAGATTCTGTCACTGGCAACTGAAGGATCCTAtgtcttttctatttgtttccgTTTTTAATcagataatgttttaaatataaggTGATAGTAGTAGTAATAGGGATAATAATCCATTGTAGTAACCTTAGGGTCAATCCTCCATTATTTATTGAAATGGATAAATAGAAAGCATAGATCAAGAAAAAAGCACTAGGCttgtcgtggtggctcacgcctgtaatcccagcactttaggaggctgaggcaggtggatcgtctgaggtcaggagttcaagaccagcctggccaacatggtgaaacgctatctctactaaagatacaaaaaaagtagctgggcgtggtggcagtgcctgtaatcccagctactcgggaggctgaggcaggagaatcgcttgaacccaggaggtagaagttgcagtgagcaaatattgtgtcactgcactccagcctgggcaacagagtgagactcccatctcaaaaacaaaaaaagaaaaagagaaaagcaccAGGAGAcccaatgcagtggctcacaccagtaatcccagcactttgggaggccgaggcaggcagacgacttgaggccaagagtttgagaccagcctggccaatgtggtgaaaccccatctctactaaaaatacaaaaaattagccagacatgatggcaggagcctgtaatcccagctaatcaggagcctgaggcaagagaatcgcttgaacctgggaggcagaggctgtagtgagccgagattgcaccactgcactccagcctgggtgacagagcgaaactcccgtctcaaaaaaaaaaaaaaaaaaaggaaagaaagaaagagaaaaaagcactAGGAAACTAAAAACATTCTAGTCCTATGTAAATACTGAAATACCACAGAAGTATTGGGGTTTTGGAACAGAACCTGAACTAAGCCATTTCACAGAAggaacttcagtttccttgtcaACCTCTAGAGTCATTGGGCTAGTGGGCCAGTGTAAATCCCAAGTGCTTTGTACAGTGATGAGTCTTCAAGTAGCAGCCAAAGACAATGAAGTTTttttgaaaaggctacatattgtagtGTCTTCATTACCTGTGCTGCAAATGATTCTTTCCAAGCCAGACTATTAGTTTAATAGATATGCTAACTCAGCTCACCTTCCTTTACGCTACACATTTATGTCATATCTTAGGAACAAAGAATGGAATATGAGGTTTCAGGAGCCTGGATTCCAGGGTGATGACTGATCAAGGGCCCTCCCATTGGGAAGAGATTAGCAGGTCAGGGCAATATGGCACCTAAGAAGGTGGGTACCTTATAGAGGGAATCCTACAGTGGGACTTGAGTGCTCTAACTCAAAGCAGCTTTCAGTTGTATTCAGCTTTAAGCCATgttgcatttacattttattgtctCAGAGTCTTCATGTAAAGTGTGGTGGAATGGCAGGGAGAATCTGTGCTCACGTTTGGTATGAACAAGTATACGAAAGTAGCAGCATCTGAAAGGAAAGGGGTTGAATGGATTTATATGAACATTACCTGGAAATTGCCAGAGATTCTTAAAGGTAATCTAGTAAAACCAAACAACTCaattgctcatgctattgttaTTTATATAGTAAAGGTATCTCATGGATTGAATACATCTGTGCTGCAAAAATTTTTCAACTGTCAGAAACATTAGGGAACATGAAATGTTACTTaaaattagtgaaataaattGTGAGGTCTAAAATACTGCAAATATTTTGTAACaaatggttaaaaacaaaaatataatgagTGCCATCTTTTGAAGAGATTTGCAGCAACAATATCTAATCTTCCCCACCCTCCCATGACAAACCTATCCCCAACAACAATTAGAGTCACTTTTTGTTGCTGATCAAGGAAAAGGCAACAATGAGGGTAACTTTTCAACAATCTATTATGCCCAAACTTTTAGAAGGTATTAGTTCTAAACAAGTGGAATAGACTGGGATGGAATCTCtcatagatttattttcttttctacatgcAGTTATGTATTGCAGAAGTTCAATACATAATTGCTAAGAAGTTCACTTAGATATATCCCTAGAATATACAGAATGATCCCAAAGCAGGCAAAGCTTAGAAGTGAATTCAGCAGATGTTCTAGCAGCTCTCAACTCTGGCTTCATATTAGATTCACCTGGGAGCTTTTAGAAAAATACCAATGACGGGATCtactaaataaattttatgaacATTTAATGAACAATTAAATGAATATCTGGGGGTGAGACCTGGGCTCTAATGGATGTTTGTTAAAGATCCCCATGTAATTGTAATGGGCAGCAAATATTGGTAACAACTGTTGATGCAGGGGTAAGCAAACTACATCTGCAGACCTCTGGCCTGCCGCGCCTATTTTATACTGCCTGGAGTAGTgtggtttttacttttatttttttttttgagatggagtttggctctgccgcccaggctggagtgcaatggctggatctcggctcactgcaacctccacctcctggattcaagcgattctcctgcctcagccgcctgagtagctgggattacccgccaccacgcccagctaatttgtttgtttgtttgtttgtttgtttgtttgttttttgagacggagtctcattctgtcgcccaggttggagtgcagtggcgcgatctcagttcactgcaagctctgcctgccgggttcacgccattctcctgcctcagcctcccgagtatctgggactacaggcgcccgccaccacgcccggctaattttctgtatttttagtagagacggggtttcaccgtggtcttgatctcctgacttcgtgatccacccgcctcggcctcccaaagtgctgggattacaggcgtgagccaccgtgcttggccgatttttacttttttagggggagaagaaaaaggaggaggaagaggagggggggaagaacaggaagaaggaaggagtagAGAcgtgagggaggggaaggaaggggaagaagaggaagaagaaggagaggaagtgaCACAGACCCTATGTGTTCcacaaaagtgaaatatttactgtctggtccTTTATAGAACAAAGTGTGTTGATTCCTGGTCTTCTAGACTATTCAATGGATCTTGTCCTTTGgctgtggctgaggcaggtggctggaATTCAGTAGGAAGGACGACACCTGGCAGGCTGAGAATTTTGAACTGGGGCCTCAGgaaagtaatgatttttttttttttttttttttttttttttttttttgagacggagtctcgctctgtcgcccaggctggagtgcagtggcgcgatctgggctcactgcaagctccgcctcccgggttcccgccattctcctgcctcagcctccccagtagctgggactacaggcgcccgccaccacgcccggctaattttttgtatttttagtagggaccgggtttcaccatgttggccaggatcgtctcgatctcctgacctcgtgatccgcccgcctcgaccttccaaagtgctgggattccaggagtgagccaccgcgcccgaccgtAATGAATTCTTAATATTCCTTTCTGTGCCCTGTTTCAGTCTTTTTCTGCAATGTACtcatttcctctgcttttctttttcacacaGTAAGTAGACAGTCATCCCTTTCCATCtcactttctaattttctctgaaatattatttatttttgaagggaTTCTGACTGATCCCATCCATAGATCAGACATGACCATCGGACAGAATCACATTGCAAAAAATAGCTTCCAGGAGCCTTTCTTGTGGACCATGCAGAAGAGAGGCTTAGAGAGAACTGCCCTTAAGGCTGGCCAAATGGGGTCTCTGGCCTCGCCTGTTCCTCAGGCACCCCGTTGCATCTTGGAATACCCTTCTCAACATTTTCTAAGTCTCTCATCAGTGGCTGCAGTCAGCCCAGGCTGGTAGTGCCTGGCCTGAGATCCGCATGGGATcctattctctttctctcctttgggGCTTTCTCCCACCCTCAACCCTTCCTTCCAGCACAGGAAGCCCTAAGGAGCTTCAGGACTCATGTCTGTAGTGTTGTCTTGGGGCCAGGACTGGTTCCAGGTGAGTTAGCCCTGGTTAGAGATGTCATAGTTCCCAGAGAAAAGGGGCTAGATAGACAATTCAATACTTTTTCTTTAACCACACAGTGTGGAAACAGAAATTGAATAACAATGTACTCTTGAGGAATAGaggaaagtttattttaagaCAGGAGGATGTGGGACCAGTAAAAACATTAAACCACTTTTACAGCTGTACTTAGTGAGTTAGGtggatattttaattaatttcgtctgaaaagaaattatacaatctaaaactgattttattgattcttttgaTACTGTGAATATTTCTTCAAGTcatctttttaatttgtaaagttatttttgaaaatgcCATTTTATCTAGACAGTgctaataaaaacaagaaagtgtTTGTCCACATTTGAGTCAAGATtgcaaaaaaccccacaaaaacccaGGTGTAGGGGTGGCAATAGCAGAGCCAAAGAGCTTCGCAAGGAGGAGAAGCAGAAGCTCGTGGGGATGGGAAGTCTTTGGGGGCTCTTCATACTTGATGGATTTCGTCAAGTTTTTCCCTTGCTCTCTCTCATGAGTTCACttcatttttaatgggattatttacttttcaaaaattaaacaatcCAGATAAATACAATATACTAGTGGcatgcaaaagaaataaatattaagtgtttcatttgcttaaaattttaaaataaataaaatataaaaacattggggtccattttattcctttctggTAATTCTTCTTAACTCttctcagccgggcgcggtggctcacgcctgtaatcccagcactttgggaggccgaggcgggtagatcatgaggtcaggagatcgagaccatcctggctaacacggtgaaaccccgtctctactaaaaatacaaaaaataagccaggtgtgatggcgggcgcctgtattcccagctactcgggaggctgaggcaggagaatggcgtgaacccgggaggcggagcttgcagtgagccgagatcgcgccactgcactccagcctgggcgacagaacgagactccgtcgcaaaaaaaaaaaaacaataaaacaaaaaaaaactcttctcaGATGAAATCATACATTTGGGGTATATTCAGTCCTTTTTTTGTACTCTTTAAGTATAATACATTCATAAGCAAAATATAGTGTTTCAGTGTgcaattttaatacatttgtataaatACTATCATAAGGTACGTATCATTCTGCAACTAGTTTTTTTCACCCAACAGTGTTTCCAAGACTCATCaatattaaaatgtgtatttgttgttcctttatttttattgattcattaTTTTCCCCTCTGTATTAGTATACCACCATTTATTTATCTGTCTTCTGGTGGATATTTAGGATGTTTCCAAATTTTCACTCTAACAAGCAATGTTGCAATGAGTATCTTTGTACATTTCTCCGTGTGCACATGTGGTAAATTTTCACTAATATATGCCCAGATGTGGAATTGCTAAGCCATATTCATGTCCAATTTTACCAAATATTGCCATATTTTCTTCAAACTAGTTGTGGCcaattgtattttccaaaatgtccacacagccaggcacagtggctcacacctgtaattccagcactttgggaggctgaggtgggcggatcacttgaggtcaggagtttgagaccatggctaacatggtgaaaccccatctctactaaaaatacaaaaatttaccgggcatgttggcacacacctgtagtccctgctacttgggaggctgaggcaggagaatcacttgaacctgggaggtggaggctgcagtgagccgagattgcaccactgcactccaacctgggtgatagagcaagattctgtctcaaaaacaaaaacaaaatgtccaTGCCAACACATCCCATTCTACATGTTCTTTTTACATTGTAACATTGGCTCCCCTCTGTCTAAAATAGGCTCTATGTTCCCATTCCTTGAGTATGAGTTAGTCTTGAGAACTCACTTCTAATGACTAGAATGCAGTGAAAGTGACACTGCCTGACCTTCAAGACTAGATCATCAAAGGTGCTACAGCTTCTGCTTTGGCTTACCCTCTCTGTCGTGGGACACTCACCCTTGGACCCAATCTCCACACTGTGAGAACTTCTATGCTACCTGGAGAGGCCTTCTATAGATATTTCAGTCAACAGGCCTAGTTAAAGTTTCAGCCAGCGTCAACCACCCAACATGTGGGTGAGTGAACCCTCAAATGATTGCAGCTCCCAGCCTTTGAGTCTTCCAGTTGCGGTCCCAGTCATTGAAACAGAGTCAAGCTGCCCCCGCTGTGATTTATCTGAATTTCTGACCCACTGGGAGCataataaatgattgttttatGTTACCAAGTTTTGGATTAATTTGTTACACCGGTACAGCAACTGAAGCATTGATTGTACAATTTCATATTCAGAAACTATGGtatatgagattttctttttctatattctatCTGTAGCAAAACACGACATGGTTATACTCCtacatttttgccaatctgatggcTATGAAATAGcacagtgtttttttaaaaagaaaaaaaatagcccacCATTATTCCATTATTGTTCTGTAGGAAAAAACAGCAACGACCACAGATGTTATCAGTGTCATTACATCCTCAGTtccaaaaacaacagcaacagcaaatcCTCAGTTTCTAGCACAATGCCTGCCACTAGTAGGTTTTTAAGCAATATTTGCTGAATGTAGGAATTAGTAAGTGCCACTGTTTGCTCAACTCTATTCTAAGTGGTTTACGTAACTTGATTTCCTTAATCTACACATTAACTTTAATGAGCATACTTAtcttcattttgtaaatattgaATAGTCTTCAGGAGATGAAGGCatttaaatgaggtcatatttATAAGTGGCACTTATAATTGGCAGAGCTTGAATTCAGACACAAagccctttccctttctcttttacATTAAGGCCCAAAGAAGCTTACAAATTATATAACAacacttttttaaagaattatattttattccacttactactttatttttgtctttcatcaaatatttgcCCTTTATGGGTCACTCAGATTGCCACTACATAATTTATATCAGAGTTGTTCCCGAGCTAGTTGACAGCCCTCTCAAGAAACAAGCCATAACATACTTGGTTCTCTTTAATCAGTAGGATGTCTCAAGGCAGCCCAGTGTTTTTAAGACAGCTGTAGATTCTCTGTATATCATTTaatcattattcatttattcattcaaaaatttaCTATGTGACCAGGCTGCATTGAGAGCTACTGATATAATGATGGACAAAGAGTCATGGTCTTTGTTTTCATGGAATTTGGGGTCTAGTAGGGGAAATAGATATTAACCCAATAATCACTCAATTTGAGTCAATTCTAGAAAGAAAGTGTATACAAAGTTATGAGACCATCAAGAAGGAATATGAGTAAGTTTAGAGGGTCTGGAATGACTTCCCTGAAGAAATGATGCCACTTGACTCTGAGACAGGAGGGGGcaaggaagtgctgggtagagaagggtgggtccctggctagggctccacctcCGGGCCTGTGCCCACCCACcgaggtgaggacaggcatttgtttttgtgcccaaatgttgcattttccaagaccaccctggcccaccatgtccccatcctgtgcctataaaaacctcGAGACCCTAGTGGGCACAGACAGAAGTGGCTGGACGTCGAGAGGATCACACCACTGGAAGAACACACGAGCTGCTAGATGTCGAGAGGAGCATGCTGGCAGGAGAACACACCGACAAACACCAGCAGATGCTGGCATGCCATCCACCGGTGGAACGACGTGGACGCCGAGGGGAATTTGGTGCTgggcagcctgactccaggggaaaaccagcTTCCCACTCCTTCCCTCTTCTGGCTCCCCAttcatctgctgagagctaccaCCACTCAACAAAAAACCTTGCACCCATCCTCCAAGCCCACACGTGATCCAATTTTTCCAGTACACTAAGACAAGAACCCCAGGATACTGAAAGCCTTCTG
This genomic stretch from Homo sapiens chromosome 14, GRCh38.p14 Primary Assembly harbors:
- the RNASE6 gene encoding ribonuclease K6 precursor, which codes for MVLCFPLLLLLLVLWGPVCPLHAWPKRLTKAHWFEIQHIQPSPLQCNRAMSGINNYTQHCKHQNTFLHDSFQNVAAVCDLLSIVCKNRRHNCHQSSKPVNMTDCRLTSGKYPQCRYSAAAQYKFFIVACDPPQKSDPPYKLVPVHLDSIL